One region of Gorilla gorilla gorilla isolate KB3781 chromosome 15, NHGRI_mGorGor1-v2.1_pri, whole genome shotgun sequence genomic DNA includes:
- the ERG28 gene encoding ergosterol biosynthetic protein 28 homolog isoform X1, whose protein sequence is MSRFLNVLRSWLVMVSIIAMGNTLQSFRDHTFLYEKLYTGKPNLVNGLQARTFGIWTLLSSVIRCLCAIDIHNKTLYHITLWTFLLALGHFLSELFVYGTAAPTIGVLAPLMVASFSILGMLVGLRYLEVEPVSRQKKRN, encoded by the exons ATGAGCCGTTTCCTGAATGTGTTAAGAAGTTGGCTGGTTATGGTGTCCATCATAGCCATGGGGAACACGCTGCAGAGCTTCCGAGACCACACTTTTCTCTATGAAAAGCTCTACACTGGCAAGCCAAACCTTG TGAATGGCCTCCAAGCTCGGACCTTTGGGATCTGGACGCTGCTCTCATCAGTGATTCGCTGCCTCTGTGCCATTGACATTCACAACAAGAC GCTCTATCACATCACACTCTGGACCTTCCTCCTTGCCCTGGGGCATTTCCTCTCTGAGTTGTTTGTCTATGGAACTGCAGCTCCCACGATTGGCGTCCTGGCACCCCTGATGGTGGCAA GTTTCTCCATCCTGGGTATGCTGGTCGGACTCCGGTACCTAGAAGTAGAACCAGTATCCAGACAGaagaagagaaactga
- the ERG28 gene encoding ergosterol biosynthetic protein 28 homolog isoform X2 — protein sequence MSRFLNVLRSWLVMVSIIAMGNTLQSFRDHTFLYEKLYTGKPNLVNGLQARTFGIWTLLSSVIRCLCAIDIHNKTFLHPGYAGRTPVPRSRTSIQTEEEKLRPALPPPGLSHLPPWPSSSFVVSPL from the exons ATGAGCCGTTTCCTGAATGTGTTAAGAAGTTGGCTGGTTATGGTGTCCATCATAGCCATGGGGAACACGCTGCAGAGCTTCCGAGACCACACTTTTCTCTATGAAAAGCTCTACACTGGCAAGCCAAACCTTG TGAATGGCCTCCAAGCTCGGACCTTTGGGATCTGGACGCTGCTCTCATCAGTGATTCGCTGCCTCTGTGCCATTGACATTCACAACAAGAC GTTTCTCCATCCTGGGTATGCTGGTCGGACTCCGGTACCTAGAAGTAGAACCAGTATCCAGACAGaagaagagaaactgaggccagcattaccaccTCCAGGACTTTCTCATCTTCCACCTTGGCCATCTTCTTCCTTCGTCGTctctcctctttaa